The DNA segment GCCTGTAGAAATAAATCGTTGAAGgtcgggtggtggagatCACACCGCAAACAGAATTGTGCTGAGCAAAAGCTGTGCCATATCGAAGCATGAAGCTTTGAAAGGAAAGAAGACATCCGTGATCCATTCTGCTTGCCAAGAATGCTGTACAACGCGGAGAGTAGCACCTTGTCGTGATATGGATAGGGGGCTACTGTAGAAATAGCAAAGTAATATGGCAAACTGTGATGTGATAACTCTGCTGGCTGTCGGTCCGCGTtgccaacctcaacagcagACCTTCTCCGAGACCTCCTGCACGTTAAGCAGGGCAGGTCATCGGCCTCGGTCCAGGAATAGGATACGGCTTCCTCCCATTATCCGGCACACTAGCCACCCAAATCTGCAGCAAAATCCCCGGATCATTCTGCTTGTACGCACCCGGAATACTAACAGTCTCACTCGGGACATGATTCCCGCTGCCCGACACACTGAGCTGAGCACATGATTGATAAAACTGAGCCCCCATGTTGCTGTACGCAGAGTGCAAGGCCAACAGCTCCTGCCGCAGTAGATAGTGGCCCGGTGCCAGGCAGGTAGGGATCGTGGCGTAGGACCAGCCCTTGTTGGCGATCATGGTGTCCACGCCCCATTTTCCAGTCTGAGTGTTGAGGCCCTCCTCAGAAATCTTGAACCacttgaggttgttgggagaTGCTGTGGCCGCGTTGTCGACCTTGGCCATGTAGGTTGAGATGGGCCctttgtgggaggaggc comes from the Podospora pseudocomata strain CBS 415.72m chromosome 5, whole genome shotgun sequence genome and includes:
- a CDS encoding hypothetical protein (COG:G; CAZy:AA9; EggNog:ENOG503NXCE), whose product is MKLISVVALASLAKAHSIFQQKVSVNGVEHPQLHGLRAPSQPNPVTNVNDAQLACGIRGTQSNQVISVKAGDRIGAWWGHVIGGAQWPNDPDHPIASSHKGPISTYMAKVDNAATASPNNLKWFKISEEGLNTQTGKWGVDTMIANKGWSYATIPTCLAPGHYLLRQELLALHSAYSNMGAQFYQSCAQLSVSGSGNHVPSETVSIPGAYKQNDPGILLQIWVASVPDNGRKPYPIPGPRPMTCPA